The Candidatus Neomarinimicrobiota bacterium genome window below encodes:
- a CDS encoding (2Fe-2S)-binding protein, whose translation MATRSITVTINGEARTAEVEDRLLLVHLIRDNCGLTGTHIGCDTTHCGACTVLLDGIAVKSCTVFSVQADGAEVTTIEGMEGEALHPLQEGFMEEHGLQCGFCTPGMIMSSKHLLDKNPNPTEDDIRWGISGNLCRCTGYQNIVKAVQYAAKKLQETPAEQGAK comes from the coding sequence ATGGCAACACGATCAATTACTGTAACAATTAACGGAGAGGCCAGAACCGCTGAAGTCGAAGATCGACTACTTTTAGTTCATTTAATTCGAGACAACTGTGGCTTAACTGGCACTCACATTGGATGTGACACGACCCACTGCGGTGCTTGTACCGTGCTTCTGGATGGAATAGCTGTTAAATCCTGTACGGTATTTTCAGTCCAGGCAGATGGAGCTGAAGTAACAACCATTGAAGGAATGGAAGGAGAAGCTCTTCATCCTTTGCAGGAGGGATTCATGGAAGAGCATGGTTTGCAGTGCGGTTTTTGTACACCAGGCATGATCATGTCATCCAAGCATCTCCTCGATAAGAATCCAAACCCGACGGAAGATGACATTCGTTGGGGTATATCAGGGAATCTGTGTCGTTGTACCGGTTATCAAAACATTGTAAAGGCGGTACAGTACGCTGCGAAAAAACTTCAAGAAACACCCGCAGAACAAGGAGCAAAGTAA
- a CDS encoding carbon-monoxide dehydrogenase large subunit: MAKCKTSPEVGGMGHSVKRKEDPRFIRGQGNYVDDVVRPGMVFMDIVRSPYAHAKIKSINTEKALAHPGVAAVITGETLKEYNLHMMPTLMSDTQMVLPIEKVCYQSQEVAAVVATDRYSAADGVELVEVEYEPLPVVVDPHKANDPDAPIIRDDKEGQENNHIFHWEAGDKSGTDEIFKNADVTVKKDIYLPRIHVASIETCGCVSEFDSVTGQLTVWMTTQAPHAIRTVLALVAGHVGLQEDKIRIIAPDIGGGFGGKVPIYPGYVIAIAASVVTGLPIKWIEDRRENLQADSFARDYHMTCEIAADKDGTLNGLRIKTLADHGYADAAANPSKFPAGMFSICTGSYNFKNAFVEVDGVYTNKPPGGIAYRCSFRVTEAVHAIERLVDLVADELGMDAAEIRMNNFIPKDAFPYKSPMGWEYDSGDYHAALKLAMEKIGYDQLLKEQAEKRKKGELMGIGISSFTEVVGAGPSKDFDILGIKMFDSSEIRIHPTGKVMARFGTKSQGQGHETTYAQIIAEELGIPHTDISVEEGDTDTAPYGLGTYASRSTPTAGAAAAVACRKIKDKAQKIAAHLLETAEDDLEWEVGKFSVKGVPDKSVTIQDIAFAAYTNHPQGLEAGLEATHYYDPPNMTYPFGSYIAVVDIDSDTGVVKVRRFVAVDDCGNIINPMIVDGQIHGGLTQGLAPALYEEISYDDEGNITGGSFMDYLVPTAVETPHWETHKTVTPSPHHPLGAKGVGESATVGAPPAIANAVVDALSHLGVRHLDIPLTPEKVWQAIQSANA; the protein is encoded by the coding sequence ATGGCAAAATGTAAAACGTCACCCGAAGTTGGAGGAATGGGGCACTCCGTTAAGCGAAAGGAAGATCCAAGATTCATTCGTGGACAGGGTAATTATGTAGATGATGTCGTGCGACCAGGAATGGTTTTTATGGACATTGTTCGCAGTCCATATGCACATGCAAAAATTAAAAGTATTAACACGGAAAAAGCGCTGGCACACCCCGGTGTTGCTGCTGTGATTACTGGAGAAACTCTCAAGGAATACAATCTCCATATGATGCCGACACTTATGTCCGACACCCAGATGGTTTTACCGATAGAAAAGGTATGTTACCAATCCCAGGAAGTAGCTGCTGTGGTTGCCACGGACCGCTACAGCGCCGCGGACGGAGTGGAACTGGTGGAAGTGGAATACGAACCTCTACCAGTTGTTGTAGACCCTCATAAAGCTAACGATCCTGATGCACCTATTATACGGGATGATAAGGAAGGGCAGGAAAATAACCATATTTTCCACTGGGAAGCAGGGGATAAGTCAGGAACAGATGAAATCTTCAAAAATGCAGACGTTACAGTCAAAAAAGATATTTACCTTCCTCGCATTCATGTTGCCTCCATCGAAACCTGCGGCTGTGTGTCAGAATTTGACAGCGTTACCGGCCAACTGACAGTTTGGATGACTACACAGGCACCCCATGCTATCCGTACAGTGTTGGCTCTGGTAGCCGGACATGTTGGACTACAGGAAGATAAGATCCGCATCATTGCACCGGATATTGGCGGCGGGTTTGGCGGTAAGGTTCCTATTTATCCTGGTTATGTGATCGCTATCGCAGCATCTGTGGTGACAGGTCTACCTATAAAATGGATTGAAGATCGTCGAGAAAACCTGCAGGCAGATTCTTTTGCCAGAGATTATCATATGACATGTGAGATAGCAGCAGATAAAGATGGTACATTAAACGGATTGCGAATTAAGACACTAGCAGATCATGGTTATGCTGATGCAGCGGCGAATCCATCTAAGTTTCCTGCTGGAATGTTCTCGATCTGTACAGGTTCTTATAATTTTAAGAACGCCTTCGTTGAAGTTGATGGTGTGTACACTAATAAACCGCCAGGGGGAATAGCCTACCGATGCTCTTTTCGTGTTACAGAAGCTGTGCATGCTATCGAACGTCTGGTGGACCTGGTTGCTGATGAATTAGGGATGGATGCGGCTGAAATCAGAATGAATAATTTCATTCCGAAAGATGCTTTTCCTTATAAATCACCTATGGGGTGGGAATATGATAGTGGGGATTACCATGCAGCTCTGAAGTTGGCCATGGAAAAGATAGGCTATGATCAGCTACTCAAAGAACAGGCCGAAAAACGTAAAAAGGGTGAATTGATGGGAATTGGGATCTCCTCTTTTACTGAAGTTGTGGGAGCGGGTCCTTCCAAGGATTTTGATATTCTTGGGATAAAGATGTTTGATAGTTCCGAAATACGAATTCACCCCACTGGTAAAGTCATGGCCCGATTCGGCACGAAATCCCAAGGTCAGGGGCATGAAACAACATATGCTCAGATCATCGCAGAAGAATTAGGTATTCCTCATACAGATATTTCTGTTGAAGAAGGGGATACCGATACAGCACCCTATGGTCTAGGGACTTATGCCAGTCGTTCAACACCTACAGCAGGGGCTGCTGCTGCTGTGGCCTGTAGAAAAATCAAGGATAAGGCCCAGAAGATTGCTGCACACTTGTTGGAAACTGCTGAAGATGACTTGGAATGGGAAGTTGGTAAATTCTCGGTGAAAGGCGTTCCGGACAAATCGGTTACAATTCAGGATATAGCTTTTGCAGCTTATACCAATCACCCGCAGGGATTAGAAGCTGGACTGGAGGCAACTCATTATTATGATCCGCCTAACATGACTTATCCCTTTGGCAGTTACATTGCGGTGGTGGATATTGACTCGGATACTGGTGTAGTAAAGGTGCGTAGGTTTGTGGCGGTTGATGATTGTGGAAACATTATCAATCCCATGATTGTTGATGGTCAGATCCACGGGGGCCTTACTCAGGGATTGGCACCTGCTCTCTATGAAGAAATCAGCTATGATGATGAAGGCAATATTACTGGGGGCAGTTTCATGGATTATCTTGTTCCCACTGCAGTAGAAACACCCCACTGGGAGACACATAAAACGGTAACTCCTTCACCTCATCATCCTCTTGGTGCTAAAGGGGTTGGTGAATCAGCAACTGTTGGTGCACCGCCTGCTATTGCTAATGCTGTAGTGGATGCCCTGTCGCATCTTGGTGTGAGGCATTTGGATATTCCACTCACGCCAGAGAAGGTCTGGCAAGCAATTCAGAGCGCTAACGCTTAG
- a CDS encoding carbon monoxide dehydrogenase codes for MKIKMEKNFSVAASIQDVWDFMTNIEKVCACVPGAQYSEDLGDNKHAVMLTVKVGPIKSSYRGEATIRNMDANSYTIEIEGKGTDTKGKGGATMELVGTLTATDNHTTEVNGDSTVTIQGMLAQFGSRMIEDVSNQLFDQFATSLRGKLEGDALSTAGAALNEGDQALSGLSVAGAAIKGAAGRLVDSVKKKTEK; via the coding sequence ATGAAGATTAAAATGGAAAAGAACTTCTCTGTTGCTGCGTCCATTCAGGACGTTTGGGACTTCATGACTAATATCGAGAAAGTTTGTGCCTGTGTCCCTGGCGCTCAATATTCTGAAGATCTCGGGGATAACAAACATGCCGTTATGCTCACTGTGAAAGTAGGTCCTATAAAATCGAGTTACCGGGGTGAAGCAACCATTCGGAATATGGATGCCAATTCCTACACCATCGAGATTGAAGGCAAAGGAACTGACACGAAAGGAAAGGGCGGAGCCACCATGGAACTGGTTGGAACACTGACCGCAACTGATAACCATACGACCGAAGTAAACGGTGACTCCACAGTTACCATACAGGGAATGCTGGCCCAGTTTGGTTCCCGCATGATCGAAGATGTTTCTAATCAACTGTTTGATCAGTTTGCTACTTCTCTACGAGGGAAGTTGGAGGGGGATGCTTTAAGTACAGCTGGTGCGGCTCTGAATGAAGGTGATCAAGCATTAAGCGGACTTTCAGTCGCAGGTGCTGCCATCAAGGGGGCAGCAGGTCGCTTGGTAGACTCGGTGAAAAAGAAGACTGAGAAATAG
- a CDS encoding YHS domain-containing protein, producing the protein MKLNWIQRAAELDKEGKPFALATVINASAPTSAKPVAKAIITGDGKMEGWIGGGCSKEVVVEEALKCLNTGRSTILRVTPQPDTSPNHYVKEVLLTCESGGTLELHIEPILPVTKLLIYGSTPTATALARMAYVMDFDIHLFGAGVTEIEMTKGIQLEEQFQSPPGRSVAIVATQGEGDIKALKAAIKTDALHIFFIASRKKGGEVTAGFSPEDMDKIKFPAGLDIGAVTPEEIAVSILAEIVQVTREDSLAEKVKEDSGLTSEIKDPVCGMTVNPATSEYSLEHNDEMYYFCCGGCKDSFEAEPAQFELA; encoded by the coding sequence GTGAAGTTAAACTGGATACAACGGGCCGCTGAATTAGATAAGGAAGGGAAACCATTCGCCCTCGCTACTGTAATCAACGCTTCTGCCCCTACTTCAGCCAAACCAGTGGCAAAGGCTATTATCACTGGGGACGGCAAAATGGAAGGATGGATCGGTGGTGGATGTTCCAAGGAAGTGGTGGTTGAAGAAGCACTGAAATGCCTGAATACAGGTAGGTCCACTATCCTTAGGGTTACACCACAACCCGACACTTCACCGAATCATTATGTAAAAGAGGTCTTGCTGACCTGTGAGAGTGGAGGTACACTTGAACTGCACATTGAACCGATACTTCCTGTGACTAAACTTTTGATATACGGGTCGACTCCCACAGCCACTGCTCTTGCTCGGATGGCATATGTCATGGATTTTGATATTCATCTTTTCGGGGCTGGAGTAACCGAGATAGAGATGACTAAAGGTATTCAGCTTGAAGAACAGTTTCAATCTCCTCCAGGTCGTTCTGTAGCTATAGTGGCGACCCAGGGAGAAGGTGATATAAAAGCCCTGAAAGCTGCGATTAAAACTGATGCTCTTCATATTTTCTTTATCGCCAGTAGGAAAAAGGGGGGGGAAGTGACAGCTGGATTCTCCCCTGAAGATATGGACAAGATCAAATTTCCTGCCGGTCTTGACATTGGTGCAGTTACACCGGAGGAAATTGCGGTCTCAATCCTTGCCGAGATTGTTCAGGTGACCAGAGAAGATAGCTTGGCCGAGAAAGTTAAGGAAGACTCTGGTCTGACTTCAGAAATAAAGGACCCAGTTTGCGGCATGACGGTCAATCCTGCCACCTCCGAATATTCTCTAGAGCACAACGATGAGATGTACTATTTCTGCTGCGGAGGCTGTAAAGACAGTTTCGAGGCCGAACCCGCCCAGTTTGAACTAGCCTGA